In one Bos mutus isolate GX-2022 chromosome 19, NWIPB_WYAK_1.1, whole genome shotgun sequence genomic region, the following are encoded:
- the AURKB gene encoding aurora kinase B isoform X1: MAQKENAYPWPYGRQTAQPGLNTLPQRVLRKEPVTPSALVLMSRSNAQPTAAPGQKVVENSSGTPNIPKRSFTIDDFEIGRPLGKGKFGNVYLAREKKSHFIVALKVLFKSQIEKEGVEHQLRREIEIQAHLQHPNILRLYNYFYDRRRIYLILEYAPRGELYKELQKSRTFDEQRTATIMEELADALTYCHAKKVIHRDIKPENLLLGLRGELKIADFGWSVHAPSLRRKTMCGTLDYLPPEMIEGRTHNEKVDLWCIGVLCYELLVGNPPFESASHNETYRRIVKVDLKFPPSVPLGAQDLIYKLLKHNPSERLPLAQVSAHPWVRTHSRRVLPPSAPQSVP, from the exons ATGGCCCAGAAGGAGAACGCCTACCCCTGGCCCTATGGCCGGCAGACG GCTCAGCCTGGCCTGAACACCCTGCCCCAGAGAGTTCTCCGGAAGGAGCCTGTCACTCCATCGGCACTTGTCCTCATGAGTCGCTCCAATGCCCAGCCCACAG CTGCCCCTGGCCAGAAGGTGGTGGAGAACAGCAGTGGAACCCCCAACATCCCAAA GCGTTCCTTCACAATCGATGACTTTGAGATTGGGCGTCCTCTGGGCAAAGGCAAGTTTGGAAATGTGTACTTGGCTCGGGAGAAGAAAAGCCATTTCATCGTGGCGCTCAAAGTCCTCTTCAAGTCTCAGATCGAGAAGGAGGGTGTGGAGCACCAGCTGCGTAGAGAGATCGAAATCCAAGCGCATCTGCA ACATCCCAACATCTTGCGTCTCTACAACTATTTCTATGACCGGCGAAGGATCTACTTGATTCTGGAGTATGCCCCCCGGGGGGAGCTCTACAAGGAGCTGCAGAAGAGCCGAACTTTTGATGAGCAGCGAACAGCCACG ATCATGGAGGAGCTGGCAGATGCTCTGACATACTGCCATGCGAAGAAGGTGATTCACAGAGACATCAAGCCTGAGAATCTGCTCTTGGGGCTCCGGGGAGAGCTGAAGATTGCTGACTTCGGCTGGTCGGTGCACGCCCCCTCCCTGAG gaGGAAGACAATGTGCGGCACTCTGGACTACCTGCCCCCAGAGATGATTGAGGGGCGCACGCACAATGAGAAGGTGGACCTGTGGTGCATCGGTGTGCTCTGCTACGAGCTGCTGGTGGGAAACCCACCCTTTGAGAGTGCTTCCCACAATGAGACATACCGGCGCATCGTCAAG GTGGACCTAAAGTTCCCTCCTTCTGTGCCCTTGGGAGCCCAGGACCTCATCTACAAGCTGCTCAAGCATAACCCCTCAGAACGCCTGCCGCTGGCCCAGGTCTCGGCCCACCCTTGGGTCCGAACCCACTCTCGCAGGGTgctgcctccctctgcccctcagTCTGTCCCCTGA
- the BORCS6 gene encoding BLOC-1-related complex subunit 6: protein MESPRGRPGPETDLLALGEQQAAIFGDGPGQTLSERPSDLRLSEDEEAENVGGASCHPKASLKTSSCSFVHPPEWEAPEDKPGRGGTLSGAGSRLGAPDPEFDLHGSSRRKDPEPPEAKPESERVCRRGSPVGGGMDVEQKEDDDEAAEAGRGGRSFSSRLQDSRSLDGLSGACGGPASSGGAESGAGGGRRATISSPLELEGTVSRHGDLTHFVANNLQLKIRLSGAPQPPPPAPTRPCSAPTPTPAIPPIDPDVLRDLERLSRELGGRVDRLLRGLGGAVQELTALSVGCIQTYRDAVDSLGEAVDMSIKGMYTLLARCEELERALQPVQGLARQVRDIRRTLEVLEALCK from the coding sequence ATGGAGTCGCCCCGGGGGCGGCCTGGGCCCGAGACGGACCTGCTAGCTCTGGGGGAACAGCAAGCTGCGATCTTCGGCGACGGCCCGGGCCAAACACTCTCTGAGAGGCCCTCAGACCTCCGACTATCCGAGGACGAAGAGGCAGAGAACGTTGGGGGCGCGAGCTGCCACCCCAAGGCGTCCCTGAAGACTTCGAGCTGCAGCTTTGTCCACCCTCCGGAATGGGAAGCTCCGGAGGACAAGCCGGGCCGTGGAGGGACGCTTTCTGGGGCAGGAAGCCGCCTGGGGGCGCCGGATCCCGAATTCGACCTGCACGGGTCCTCCCGGCGCAAGGACCCTGAGCCTCCGGAGGCCAAGCCTGAATCCGAGAGGGTCTGCCGTCGAGGGAGCCCTGTAGGCGGCGGGATGGATGTTGAGCAGAAGGAAGACGACGACGAGGCGGCGGAAGCCGGCAGGGGTGGCCGTTCGTTCTCCAGCCGCCTTCAGGACAGCCGCAGCTTGGACGGGTTGAGCGGGGCGTGCGGCGGCCCCGCGTCTTCAGGGGGTGCAGAATCTGGCGCAGGCGGCGGGCGGCGCGCCACTATCTCCAGCCCCCTGGAGCTCGAAGGGACGGTGAGCCGCCATGGCGACCTCACCCACTTTGTCGCCAACAACCTGCAACTCAAGATCCGTCTGAGCGGCGCCCCTCAACCTCCGCCCCCTGCCCCTACGCGGCCCTGTTCAGCTCCCACACCCACTCCGGCCATCCCTCCCATCGACCCCGACGTGCTGCGGGACCTGGAGCGGCTGAGTCGGGAGCTGGGCGGCAGGGTGGACCGTCTGCTTCGCGGGCTGGGAGGTGCGGTGCAGGAGCTGACAGCTCTGAGCGTGGGCTGCATCCAAACCTACCGTGATGCAGTGGACTCTCTAGGGGAAGCTGTGGACATGAGCATCAAGGGCATGTACACCCTGCTGGCGCGCTGTGAAGAACTGGAGCGGGCTCTGCAACCGGTTCAGGGACTGGCGCGCCAAGTCCGGGATATCCGACGCACCTTGGAGGTGTTGGAGGCCCTGTGCAAGTGA
- the AURKB gene encoding aurora kinase B isoform X2, which translates to MSRSNAQPTAAPGQKVVENSSGTPNIPKRSFTIDDFEIGRPLGKGKFGNVYLAREKKSHFIVALKVLFKSQIEKEGVEHQLRREIEIQAHLQHPNILRLYNYFYDRRRIYLILEYAPRGELYKELQKSRTFDEQRTATIMEELADALTYCHAKKVIHRDIKPENLLLGLRGELKIADFGWSVHAPSLRRKTMCGTLDYLPPEMIEGRTHNEKVDLWCIGVLCYELLVGNPPFESASHNETYRRIVKVDLKFPPSVPLGAQDLIYKLLKHNPSERLPLAQVSAHPWVRTHSRRVLPPSAPQSVP; encoded by the exons ATGAGTCGCTCCAATGCCCAGCCCACAG CTGCCCCTGGCCAGAAGGTGGTGGAGAACAGCAGTGGAACCCCCAACATCCCAAA GCGTTCCTTCACAATCGATGACTTTGAGATTGGGCGTCCTCTGGGCAAAGGCAAGTTTGGAAATGTGTACTTGGCTCGGGAGAAGAAAAGCCATTTCATCGTGGCGCTCAAAGTCCTCTTCAAGTCTCAGATCGAGAAGGAGGGTGTGGAGCACCAGCTGCGTAGAGAGATCGAAATCCAAGCGCATCTGCA ACATCCCAACATCTTGCGTCTCTACAACTATTTCTATGACCGGCGAAGGATCTACTTGATTCTGGAGTATGCCCCCCGGGGGGAGCTCTACAAGGAGCTGCAGAAGAGCCGAACTTTTGATGAGCAGCGAACAGCCACG ATCATGGAGGAGCTGGCAGATGCTCTGACATACTGCCATGCGAAGAAGGTGATTCACAGAGACATCAAGCCTGAGAATCTGCTCTTGGGGCTCCGGGGAGAGCTGAAGATTGCTGACTTCGGCTGGTCGGTGCACGCCCCCTCCCTGAG gaGGAAGACAATGTGCGGCACTCTGGACTACCTGCCCCCAGAGATGATTGAGGGGCGCACGCACAATGAGAAGGTGGACCTGTGGTGCATCGGTGTGCTCTGCTACGAGCTGCTGGTGGGAAACCCACCCTTTGAGAGTGCTTCCCACAATGAGACATACCGGCGCATCGTCAAG GTGGACCTAAAGTTCCCTCCTTCTGTGCCCTTGGGAGCCCAGGACCTCATCTACAAGCTGCTCAAGCATAACCCCTCAGAACGCCTGCCGCTGGCCCAGGTCTCGGCCCACCCTTGGGTCCGAACCCACTCTCGCAGGGTgctgcctccctctgcccctcagTCTGTCCCCTGA